From a single Hymenobacter sp. YIM 151500-1 genomic region:
- a CDS encoding ATP-grasp domain-containing protein yields MNIALVTCESLAQYAAPNVDDEDSLLTRYLREQGHHVETRVWSNPAVDWHRYDAVVLKSPWDYFDRVAEFYAWLDRLEAEGVALLNPTAVVRWNADKKYLLEMEKAGVRIVPTHWLERGRPVEVQELFAGLGHDELVVKPAVSGGAKNTFVLTRHETAIRQPQLAELLQHEDFLVQPFQPQIQEEGEWSLVYLGGEFSHCVLKTPKSGDFRVQHYLGGGIEPREAPAHLRQAADAIVQQFAPGCLYARVDGLDQDGELLLMELELIEPFLYLASSEGALARYEQALRKMVKE; encoded by the coding sequence ATGAATATAGCCCTCGTAACCTGTGAAAGCCTGGCCCAGTACGCGGCTCCGAATGTTGATGACGAAGACAGCCTGCTCACGCGCTACCTGCGGGAGCAGGGCCACCACGTGGAGACGCGCGTGTGGAGCAACCCGGCCGTAGATTGGCACCGCTACGACGCCGTGGTGCTGAAGTCGCCCTGGGACTATTTCGACCGGGTAGCGGAGTTCTACGCCTGGCTCGACCGACTGGAAGCGGAGGGCGTGGCCCTGCTCAACCCCACGGCCGTAGTGCGCTGGAACGCCGATAAAAAATACCTGCTCGAAATGGAAAAGGCCGGCGTGCGCATTGTGCCCACACACTGGCTGGAGCGCGGCCGGCCCGTGGAGGTGCAGGAGCTATTCGCTGGGCTGGGCCACGATGAGCTGGTGGTGAAGCCGGCCGTGAGCGGCGGGGCCAAAAACACCTTTGTCCTCACCCGCCACGAAACTGCCATCCGCCAGCCCCAGCTCGCGGAGTTGCTCCAGCACGAGGACTTTCTGGTGCAGCCTTTCCAGCCCCAAATTCAGGAAGAAGGCGAATGGTCGTTGGTGTACCTGGGCGGCGAGTTCAGCCATTGCGTGCTGAAAACGCCGAAATCGGGTGACTTTCGGGTGCAACACTACCTGGGCGGCGGCATCGAGCCGCGCGAAGCCCCCGCCCACCTGCGCCAGGCCGCCGACGCCATCGTGCAGCAGTTTGCCCCCGGCTGCCTCTACGCCCGCGTCGACGGCCTCGACCAGGACGGCGAGCTGCTGCTCATGGAGTTGGAGCTGATTGAGCCGTTTTTGTACCTGGCGTCTTCGGAAGGAGCATTGGCGCGGTATGAGCAGGCCTTGCGGAAGATGGTGAAGGAGTAG